One Caloenas nicobarica isolate bCalNic1 chromosome 31, bCalNic1.hap1, whole genome shotgun sequence genomic region harbors:
- the CTSK gene encoding cathepsin K isoform X2 translates to MPGMWWPALVALLVPAAVAQPQPELDAQWHLWKKTYGKQYNGEADEAARRLIWEKNLKYINRHNLEHALGVHTFQLAMNHLGDMTSEEVVRTMTGLKVPRGHQRRNGTLYVPDWTQRAPAAVDWRRKGYVTPVKNQGQCGSCWAFSSVGALEGQLKRRTGKLLPLSPQNLVDCVANNDGCGGGYMTNAFEYVRQNRGIDSEDAYPYIGQDESCMYSPSGKAAKCRGYREIPQGNEKALKRAVARIGPVSVGIDASLPSFQFYSRGVYYDESCNAENINHAVLAVGYGAQKGTKHWIIKNSWGEEWGNKGYVLLARNMNNACGIANLASFPKM, encoded by the exons ATGCCGGG GATGTGGTGGCCGGCGCTGGTGGCCCTGCTGGTCCCCGCCGCGGTGGCCCAACCGCAGCCCGAGCTGGACGCCCAGTGGCACCTGTGGAAGAAAACGTACGGCAAGCAGTACAACGGGGAG GCGGACGAGGCGGCGCGGAGGCTGATTTGGGAGAAAAACCTCAAATACATCAACCGGCACAACCTGGAGCACGCGCTGGGCGTCCACACCTTCCAGCTGGCCATGAACCACCTGGGGGACATG ACCAGCGAGGAGGTGGTGAGGACCATGACGGGCTTGAAGGTCCCTCGTGGCCACCAACGTCGCAACGGGACCCTCTACGTCCCCGACTGGACCCAGCGAGCCCCGGCGGCCGTGGACTGGAGGAGGAAAGGCTACGTGACGCCCGTCAAGAACCAG GGCCAGTGCGGCTCGTGCTGGGCGTTCAGCTCGGTGGGCGCGCTGGAGGGGCAGCTGAAGCGCAGGACGGGGAAGCTGCTCCCACTCAGCCCCCAGAACCTGGTGGATTGCGTGGCCAACAACGACGGCTGCGGCGGCGGCTACATGACCAACGCCTTCGAGTACGTGCGGCAGAACCGCGGCATCGACTCCGAGGACGCCTACCCCTACATCGGCCAG GACGAGAGCTGCATGTACAGCCCCAGCGGGAAGGCGGCCAAGTGCCGCGGCTACCGGGAGATCCCCCAGGGCAACGAGAAGGCTCTGAAAAGGGCCGTGGCCAGGATCGGCCCCGTCTCCGTCGGCATCGACGCCAGCCTGCCCTCCTTCCAGTTCTACAGCCGCG GCGTTTACTACGACGAGAGCTGCAACGCCGAGAACATCAACCACGCGGTGCTGGCGGTGGGCTACGGCGCGCAGAAAGGCACCAAGCACTGGATCATCAAGAACAG CTGGGGCGAGGAGTGGGGCAACAAGGGCTACGTCCTGCTGGCCCGGAACATGAACAACGCCTGCGGCATCGCCAACCTCGCCAGCTTCCCCAAGATGTGA
- the CTSK gene encoding cathepsin K isoform X1 → MPGSVPIPRMWWPALVALLVPAAVAQPQPELDAQWHLWKKTYGKQYNGEADEAARRLIWEKNLKYINRHNLEHALGVHTFQLAMNHLGDMTSEEVVRTMTGLKVPRGHQRRNGTLYVPDWTQRAPAAVDWRRKGYVTPVKNQGQCGSCWAFSSVGALEGQLKRRTGKLLPLSPQNLVDCVANNDGCGGGYMTNAFEYVRQNRGIDSEDAYPYIGQDESCMYSPSGKAAKCRGYREIPQGNEKALKRAVARIGPVSVGIDASLPSFQFYSRGVYYDESCNAENINHAVLAVGYGAQKGTKHWIIKNSWGEEWGNKGYVLLARNMNNACGIANLASFPKM, encoded by the exons ATGCCGGG CTCGGTGCCCATCCCCAGGATGTGGTGGCCGGCGCTGGTGGCCCTGCTGGTCCCCGCCGCGGTGGCCCAACCGCAGCCCGAGCTGGACGCCCAGTGGCACCTGTGGAAGAAAACGTACGGCAAGCAGTACAACGGGGAG GCGGACGAGGCGGCGCGGAGGCTGATTTGGGAGAAAAACCTCAAATACATCAACCGGCACAACCTGGAGCACGCGCTGGGCGTCCACACCTTCCAGCTGGCCATGAACCACCTGGGGGACATG ACCAGCGAGGAGGTGGTGAGGACCATGACGGGCTTGAAGGTCCCTCGTGGCCACCAACGTCGCAACGGGACCCTCTACGTCCCCGACTGGACCCAGCGAGCCCCGGCGGCCGTGGACTGGAGGAGGAAAGGCTACGTGACGCCCGTCAAGAACCAG GGCCAGTGCGGCTCGTGCTGGGCGTTCAGCTCGGTGGGCGCGCTGGAGGGGCAGCTGAAGCGCAGGACGGGGAAGCTGCTCCCACTCAGCCCCCAGAACCTGGTGGATTGCGTGGCCAACAACGACGGCTGCGGCGGCGGCTACATGACCAACGCCTTCGAGTACGTGCGGCAGAACCGCGGCATCGACTCCGAGGACGCCTACCCCTACATCGGCCAG GACGAGAGCTGCATGTACAGCCCCAGCGGGAAGGCGGCCAAGTGCCGCGGCTACCGGGAGATCCCCCAGGGCAACGAGAAGGCTCTGAAAAGGGCCGTGGCCAGGATCGGCCCCGTCTCCGTCGGCATCGACGCCAGCCTGCCCTCCTTCCAGTTCTACAGCCGCG GCGTTTACTACGACGAGAGCTGCAACGCCGAGAACATCAACCACGCGGTGCTGGCGGTGGGCTACGGCGCGCAGAAAGGCACCAAGCACTGGATCATCAAGAACAG CTGGGGCGAGGAGTGGGGCAACAAGGGCTACGTCCTGCTGGCCCGGAACATGAACAACGCCTGCGGCATCGCCAACCTCGCCAGCTTCCCCAAGATGTGA